TGCCCCGCGTGCCCCGAACAGCGGGAACGTCTGCGACCCGAGCGAGCGGCCGACCCCGCGTGCTGCGATGCCTGCAATCCGTGAGGGAGTGCTCCTCGCGACCCGAGCGACAGTGGTGCGCGTCGGCTGCGACTCATCGACGCCGGGCTCGAGCAGGCCCGCGCGCGAGCGTGGCGCTATCGGACGAGCAGGTCGAGCGGTGCGTTGGGGAGCACGACCCAGCCCTCCCGGCGAGCGGTGTCGAGCATCTCGGATGCCGGCGGGTCGAACGATCCGAGCGCACCGGCCCGCGTCGAGAGCGCGGCGATCACGGCGTCGAAGGCGTCCGCCTTGGCCACGGCCGCCGGGGCGAAGGGACCGAGGTCGAGCCACGGAGCGTGCTGCGCCAAAGTGTCGAGCAGGACCGCCCGCCGCGCGGCATCCACCCGGTAGCCCGTGGTGTCGAACCCCCACAGCCGCAGCGAGCCGCCCGGGTAGACCTCGAACAAGCGCCCCTCCGCCGCCCGGTCGACGGCGACGCCGGCCTCGGCGAGGCGACGCAGCAGACCCGCTCCCCGCAGGGCGGTCACACCGAGCCGGTCGGTCGAGACGCTGAGGGGCCACCGGCCGATGCGGTCCTTCACCACGTGATCGGTGTGCCGGTACACCAGG
The DNA window shown above is from Microbacterium proteolyticum and carries:
- a CDS encoding DUF429 domain-containing protein; amino-acid sequence: MRTIGIDLAAGAAGTALAEIVWAPGSARLTRLEVGVQDVDIVASVSSGDAWLGVDCPLGWPDAFVDFVQAHHADTAPLLGPVQGHAQWRRPLVYRHTDHVVKDRIGRWPLSVSTDRLGVTALRGAGLLRRLAEAGVAVDRAAEGRLFEVYPGGSLRLWGFDTTGYRVDAARRAVLLDTLAQHAPWLDLGPFAPAAVAKADAFDAVIAALSTRAGALGSFDPPASEMLDTARREGWVVLPNAPLDLLVR